In Candidatus Dadabacteria bacterium, the DNA window TAAAAAGCCCCTCGCGCAAAGCCACTTGCGCGCTCCATCCGAGCTTCTCCGCCGCGAGTGAGCAGTCAAGACTTATTCTTCTTACCTCGCCGGGTCGCCCTTTTTCATGGACGGTTTCGAATTCGGTATTTGTCACTTTACTGAGAATCTGCGTTATGTGGTTTACGGAGCTTTCAACCGATGTCCCTATGTTGAAAGTTCCCTCTTCTTTGAGACCGGCGGCAAGCAGGTTTGCCCGCGAAACATCAGAGACGTGCACGTAGTCTCTTGTCTGTTTTCCATCTCCGAATATGAGACAGGGTTTTCCGCTGATTATGTTCTCGCAGAAAATCCCTATGACTCCGGCTTCTCCCTCGGGGTTCTGCCTTTCTCCGTACACGTTTGCGTATCTTAGGATCGCGTGCCCGAAACCATGGTTTTTCGAATGATATCTCACGTAGTGTTCCGTCGAGAGTTTTGAGATGCCGTAGGGGGATAGGGGGAGGGCCGGGGTCGACTCGTCGGCTGGAAGTTTTTGCGGTTCTCCGTAGAGGGCTCCTCCAGTTGAGGAGAAAATGAATTTCTCCGTCTTGTGCTCCGCGCAGAGCCTCAGGACGTTAAGGGAACCGCCTATGTTTACGTCGGCGTCAAAACGGGGATCTTCAACGGAATCTCTCACGTTTATCTGCGCCGCGTGGTGGTTCAGGACCTCGGGGCGGAACTGGCGGAACGCTTTTTCGAGTCCCGTAAAATCCCTTACGTCGCACTTGATGAATTCAGCTTCGGGCGGGATATTGCTCTCAGACCCCGTCGAGAGGTTGTCGACCACGAGAACCTCATGGCCCTCGGAAACGTACGCTTCGCATACCCAGGAACCTATGAAACCCGCACCGCCTGTGACTATTATCCTCACTTTTTCTCCTTCCGGACGCGGTCAAATAATAGTTTTCCTCTGGGATTTTGTCAAAAAGCGGTCTGGTGTGAACTTCAGGGACTGTTTGAATCGTTTAGCGGGCAAAAAACGGGCACGCAGGTTCTGGTTTTCAACCTCATGCCCGTTTCTCATTTATGTCCCGCCGTTTCGTGGTATCCCATTAATTACATACGTGGCTTGGGATCGACTTTCCCATCGTCATCAAAAACATTGCTGCATGCTCTCAGTTCCATGCCATTGTTCTTTGTGAGATAAGGTTGTAACCCCACGGGAACCATAGCTGCCTCCGTTGTTCCATCGCAGCCATCCTTCTCTAAAGCTGTTCTCGGTACCAGAACGTAAGGACATATAACCACACCGTGGTCTGGGGCGCGATAAAGGTGGCCGACCCAGTAACCGGTAAAAATTGTCTCTTCATCGGCGATGGCAGAGTCCATTTTTGAAGTGAGATAGTATGATCCGGGATAAACAAAATTTCCGTGGCCGTCATCAGTTACGTAAGCAGTTACGATGGTTTTGTTGCCATCGCTATCAATAAGCTTTGATCCCACGTGTCCGAATTCCGCGCCTCCGAACTCCTCGCCCGAACTGACGATTCTGACGTCAAGTTTGCCTGTAGATTCGTCTCCTTCCAGATACACGTCAACGTCTTCGTGGCTGCAGACATGCTTATTATCGCCATCAACACTCGTAAAAAACCCTCTCATCTCCATCGGTTCCGCTTCCGCTTCCTCATCGTCGTCATCACAGGATGAAAGCGCCAGCAGTCCGGTAAGGCAGAACGCCACCGATAAGGCAAGGATTCCAACACCACCCAGCCCGCGAATACGACGCCACACGGGATTGTTGTATAACTTTTCCATAGCCGAAAACCTCCTCCATTATAATATAGTAGTATATTATGGCACGACCTATGCAGAAAAGCTATGTTTTTTACCCTTTCCAAAGAATTATTCTCGCGTCAGTACACAAAGAAACTTCGTGCTTCGGTTTGCGCGGTTTTTAAGTTATACTCCCCTCGAAACCGGTTTATCCGCGTCGGAATTGATGATATCTCATCGTTTCGGAGCACTTGCGGCTTCCGGTCAACAGGCCGGATCAAACAATCGGGTTTAATTCGCTATGCTTCTAGCAATCGATGTCGGCAACACGAGCATAATGGTCGGAATATTTTCCGGAGAATATCTCGTATACAGTTTCAGAGTCGATACCGACAGAACCAAAAGTCCTGATGATTACGGAATTATTTTTTTCGGGAAGATGAACGACAACGACATATCGTCTTCTTCGTTAAGCGGCGCCATACTTTCCTGCGTGGTTACCGAGATGCAGGAGGGGATGGCGAAACTGGTGGAGAAATATTTCGGTCATCAGCCCATAATTGTGGACCCTGAGACGAGAACGGGAATGCAGATCCGGATTTACAATCCCGAGGAGCTCGGGGCTGACAGGATAGCAAACGCCGTTGCGGCTTACCACCGTTTCGGCGGAAGCGTGATAGTGGTTGATCTCGGCACGGCTACAACTTTTGACTGCGTTTCCGAGAAAGGGGAATACCTGGGCGGAGCCATAGTCCCGGGGATTGAACTATCCACAGTTGCGCTTTACCACGGAACATCCAAGCTCCCGAAGGTCGATCCCGAGAAGCCTGAGCAGGTGATCGGCAAAGACACAGTCGAATGCATACAGTCAGGGCTGTTTTACGGTTACGCCTCGATGATTGACGGGCTCTGCGCGAAACTCAGGGAGGAGATGGGATCCTCTCCTGAGATAGTAATGACCGGGGGTTTCGCCGAAGCGATCTCTGAGGAATGCACCTGCGCGAACCGGGTTGACAAGAACCTTGCTCTCCACGGCCTGAGACTGCTCTATGAACTCAACTCTCAGATACTCTGCTAGGAAAATCGTCTCGGGAACCACCTGCTTCGTTCTTTCCCTTGAACTCAAAGACGGCCGTCGCCACTGGGTTTTTCCAAACGCCGGATGGATGGACAAGAGGCAGAAGGCTATGGGGATCGAGTTTGAAGAAAACGACCTTTGGGCTTTTCTTTTCAGGCAGTCCTGCTCGGCTAAAGCCGATTTTTCCGTTTCTGGAAGATACGTTTTGCGGCGGGAGAGTTCCTGCAGGCTTTCTTTCCGTCTCGATGGTCCAAAGCTCCTCCAGGGCAGTTACGTCCTGCTTTCTCCAAGCTGGGGGCGTCACTCAAAAAGAAAGATGTGGCTTCTGATCCCCTCTTCGGGGAGGGAGCGTGGTCAGCAGTGACGGGCTATTTTAGGCCGAGGTCGGTTGATATTCGCGTATGGTTCCCCGTTTCCGGGAGGATCTCAACCCGCTTTTGGGATTCTCCGGGCCTCGGATCATAAAAGATTTCTTTTTCGTTCGCCAAAAACAGTTCCTTCCACAACGCGTAGCCCTTTCTGTTCATATGGAGGCCGTCTTCTGTGAACAGTTCCTGTCTTATGTCTCCATTCTCATTTAGCATATAGTCGTAGACATTCAGGTAAAAGGTCTTTGGTTCTCTCGACAGGAACTGTCTTACAAGATCGTTTGACGCCTCGATTCTCTTGAGAAAATGGAGCCTTACGGGACTTGGTTTTATGGAGACGAACGTGAATTTCGTTTGGGGATAGAATTCTCTGAAGCGGTAGTAAAAGTCCACGAAGAAATTCAGTACCTGCTTCGGCAGACAGCCGTCCCCTATGTCGTTGTCGCCCGCGTAGAAAACCAGGGATCTGGGGTTGCTCGGTTTTACAAGGCGTTCGAAGTAGTGCAGGCAGTAGGCGATCCTGGCACCGCCGAAACCAAGGTTAGAAACATTGTATTCGGAGAAATTTTTTGCCATGCCTCTCCAGAGGCGAAAGCTTGAACTGCCGTAAAATACCGTGGCGTCATTCTTCTTCCCCACGTGACGTCTCTCAAGAATCCTCACGTCCGGCTCAAACAGATTCTTATCGATTACGAGAGACTTTTTTTCGACCTGCTCAAAGGTTTTTAAGTTTATCTTGGTGGATTTCGCCCGCCTCGCAAGTCCCGCCGCCTCTTCCACGTAAGCCCTGTACTTGTTTCCGTACTCCTTGACGAACTCAAAAAGCTTGTCTTTGTTCTCCCCGGGGTTTTTTACGTAATCGGATATCCTGAAGGGTTTTTTTATTACCAGAGAAAACACGTTCTGGTTTATTCTCTTGTCGAAGTTCGCCACCGCTATGGGAACTATACAAGGTTCAGGTTCAATTGACGCGGCCAGGAGAAAGGCGCCCAGTCTGAACGGTCCGGGCGATTCCTCGGTTGTCATGCTGGTTCCTTCGGGACTTATCACTATGTTAAATCCTTTCCCGATGTGCTCCCTGGCTGTGTCGTAGAATCTTCTCCTCGATTCTTTTCTCCGCTCGGGGGTCTGGCTCGCGGTGTCAGATTCGTCGGTGTAGACGTTCATGTGCCCGAGCCTTTCGTAGTAGTACTCGTGCCCGTATTCTTCAGCCCTCGGGACGCGCACGACGCGGATCCCGGCTTCGCCGTACTTGGTGTAGAGAACCATGGAGCTTATGAAGTGGGAATCGAGCGTAATCTGGAAATGGTTTGGAAGCGTGTTGTAGGGGTGGTTCAGAAGATGATTGTATATGAATATGTGCCCCGGCCGGTCTGGCAGGTTCTCCCAGCCTTCGATTACGTAAGGGGTGCTTTTGAAGACGCCCGCGAACTGCTTGGCTGCCATTGTTCTTATTTCGCTCGGAGAAAGCGACTTGGGCGCGGCGGTAACGGACTGATAAACGTTTTTCAGGCCCTCGAAAAAGTTGTATTCCTTGTAGATCTTTCCGAGAATATCAAGACTGAGACGGGACATATCCCTCTCGAGGCTTTCGCCTTCTTTCTCCAGTCTGAACAGAAGCCGGAAAGCGTCATCAAGCGTAAGCGGGTTGTTCAGCAGATGAGGGAGCTTGTGGATAGGGGAGTTCACGCTTAACTGCATGGCGTTCTGCTCGATAAGGTTGCTTATGGCCAGTATTTCGCGCTCGTATCTTTGCGATATGAGTCCCGCGCGGGCGTTTCGAAGCCGGATCGACACGAGCCACAGAAGTCTTCTGGCCAGGGCTAGGGCCGAGTGTGGGTCCTGATTCAGGATTCTATGAAGATTTCGGGCGCTTATGTGGTAGACAACCGAGTTTCTGCTCGCAACAGCGGTGATGTCGTTTGATCCGTCGGGAGCGGCGCCCATCCATCCGATCAGGTACCCGGGGAGGTTAATCAGATGAAGCGCGGCGGATTCCTCGATTTCTTCCTGCGCCCCGTCGGGCGAGAAGCACAGCGCCGCCTTTCCGTAAGCCAGTATGTCTATTCCTTTCGAAGCATCCCCCTGGTTAAATATGGCTTCGTTGTTCAGATAGTATTTTTTCTGGGTCGCTTTTGCCAGCTGGCGCAGTGTCTTGTCGGGGAAAACTTCGAAAAAAGGGGATTGCCTCAGAAGCTGAAGCGGGTTAGGTACGGATATGTATTTCCCTTCATGGGAGGAAACCCCCGTTTTTCCCGTCTCAATGTCCCAGTTGACGTTGTTATATTCTGCAAGCCCGGTCCTGACATGCTTTAGAAGGTTTATACTTTTGCCGAGAACGAACAGGAGGAATTCGCGGCCCAGAAGGGGTTCCTGGTCAAAGAATTTCTCAAGATTCTGGTGACTCCACTTTAGCAGGACGCAGGGACTCTCGCATGTAATCGTTGTGTAGTAGCGTTTGGGAGAGCGGAAGCCCGACCAGCCTACGGGAGTGAATCTCTCGTCACTTTTTCCCACCGAGAATTCATCGGTTCTGTCTTCGACACTGATTGAGAAATTCACCAGGCCCTCTACGAGGAAGTAGAAAGAATGGCTCGGTTCGAACTGTTTGGTGAGAACGTAGCGTTCAGGCACTTCTGCCAGTTCGCCTATCTTAAGCAGGAAATCGGTCTTGTCTTTCTCGAAATTCGAAACGAACGGAAGTTCGCTGAATATCTCTGTTTTTTCCCGCATAAAAGTAAATCATACCTTTTTTGTTGGCATAATGTACTTTAATAGCCGGAAGTCGGCTGACCGTCCGGACAAGACCGGGGGCTTTTTCGCAATTTTGTTAAAAACTACAGAAACTTTTTCCAAGGAGACTCAGGTGATAAAACGTATGGTGATGTGGAAACTGAAGGATTCGCACGAAGGAATGAGCAAGGATGAGCTTATTGCCAAGTTCAAACAGAAAGTAGAGGGATTGAAAAGCGCTGTTCCGGAGATAAAGACTATGGAGCTTGGCAAGAGTTTTAGTGAGCTTCCCGTCGCGTACGATGTAGCTCTCTATTCTGAGTTCGACTCGAAGGAAGATTATGAAGTTTTCCTGAAGCATTCCGAGCACGTGAAGGTCGGAAAGTTCATCCGGCAGATAAGAACGGACGTGGCTCTCGTCGAATACGAAACGTGATTTTCTTGGGTCCGCCTTGCTGTTGAATAAAGGGATATATCGAGCACAGGCACCCTGTTATCCGCTTTTATCGGCATAATATACTCTGTTGTCAAAAGCCGGATAGCTGCTTAGGCAGGATGGAGGATTTTTCGCAATTCCGGGGGAATAATATATACTGTTCAGCACGGATACTTTTTCCAAGGAGATCTAAGTGATAAAGCATATAGTGATGTGGAAGATCAGGGAGTCGCACGAAGGGGCGGACAAGGATGAGCTCATGGACAGGATCAAGGAAGAACTCGAGGGGCTCAAAAATGCCATTCCTGAGATAAAGACAATGGAGATCGGCAGGAATTCTAACGAGCTTCCCACATCGTTTGATATCGCTCTTTATTCAGAGTTCGAATCGCAGGAAGATCTTGATGTCTACAAGGAGCATCCCGAGCACCAGAAGGTCGCGCAGTTCGTTCGGCAGGTAGCTATGGATGCGGTTGTCGTCGACTACGAAACATGATTTTCTGGTTCTTTCTGGCGGTTGAATAAGGAGATATATCGAGTGCGGACACCCTGTTATCTGCGTACATGTGGTAACCGAGCGTGGCTATCATGGCCGCGTTATCAGTGCAAAGAGCGGGCGAGGGGATAAAAACATTTATTCCTTTCCTTCTTATTCTCTCTTCGCTTAGCTGCCTTAACCTTGAGTTGCATGCTACCCCTCCTGCCAGAACAACGCCTTCCACTCCGTTTTTCCTCGCGGCATTAAGCGTCTTGTCAATAAGAGTTTCCACTATGGCTTCCTGATACCCGGCGCATACGTTAAAGAGTTTCTCTTCGCTTTTAACCGGGTTCTTCCTTATGTGGTTCAGAAGAGCGGTTTTAAGCCCGCTGAAACTGAAATCGGGGGATTCATTGTTAAACGGTCTTGGAAAACTGATGGCGTCGGGGTCGCCGTTTTTTGAAAGCCTGTCTATTTCGACTCCTCCGGGATATCCGAGACCGAGGGCTTTCGCTCCTTTGTCAAAAGCCTCCCCCGCGGCATCGTCTCTCGTGCTTCCGAGAAGTTCGAAGTCAAGAAAGCCCCTTACCATGTAAAGGTTCGTGTGTCCCCCGGAAACTATGAGTGCGACAAACGGAAAATCAATTTCGTTCTCCAGATGTGCCACCGCTATATGCGATTCCAGATGGTTTACTCCCACAAGTGGTTTCCCATGGGAGAACGAAAGGGCCTTCGCGGTCGAAATTCCGACCATGAGCGAACCTATGAGTCCGGGTCCCTGGGTTACCGCTATGGCTTCAACTTCGCCCGCTGAAGTCTCGGCAGTCTCGAGTGCTTGATTGATTACCTGGAGAATTATTTCCGTGTGCATGCGCGACGCTATCTCCGGGACGACTCCGCCGAAGGCGTTATGAACGTCGATTTGAGAGGAAACCACGTTTGAGAGCATCTGTTTTCCGTCTCTTACCACTGCTGCGGAAGTCTCGTCGCATGATGTCTCAATACCCAGAATGAGATAAGACATAAACCGAACCTCTTTGATGAACTGGATAATAACTTTACCCGAGTGTTCGATTTAGTGAACGGGAAGGGCTTTCGGTTTTGCCCAGTTTCCATGGGAACAGGTTCCGGTTAACATTCGGTGGGTTGTGAGTGTTTTTATATTGTAGAGATTTTGATGCTGAAGATCTTCAGGGTACTGGTTCCACCTCTTTTTATTTTTCTGTTGCCTGCCTGCGGCTGCGGGGAAAGAACCGCCCCGGGCGAACATGTTGAGGTTCCACCAGAATCGATATCCGAGGAAACTCATTCGGAACCAACGCCTGCTGAAACTCCTGGGGAAACAGCGCCCCCGGAGATTCCCGTGGACCCAATGCTCTCGGGCATATCCCTTCCCGAGGGTTTTTCGATCTCCCTTTATTCAAACGAAGTACCCGGTGCGCGCTCGCTTGCTCTTGGAGCCGACGGCACATTGTTTATCGGTACCAGGTCTAAAACCGTGTACGCCCTTAGCGATACGGACGGCGATAATTACGCCGAAACTGTCCATATAATTGCGGATAACCTCAATACTCCAAACGGTGTCGCGTTCCGGGACGGGGCGCTTTATGTCGCGGAAATAAGCCGGATTCTCCGCTATGACGGGATCGAGAGCCGTCTCTCATCTCCTCCGGCCCCCGTAGTCATCATTGATACGCTTCCCAGGGATACGCGTCATGGGTGGAAGTTCATCCGGTTCGGACCGGACGGAGAACTCTATGTTCCGGTCGGAGCGCCGTGCAACGTCTGCAGAAGGGGCTACGAGCGCTACGCGGCGATCCTGAGGGTCAATCCCGACGGAACGAATCTTGAGGTTTTCGCCCATGGAGTGAGAAACACCGTGGGCTTTGACTGGCATCCGGAATCTGGCGTGCTTTGGTTTACGGATAACGGAAGGGATAACATCAGCAGAGACCAGCAAGTTAATGACAACAGCCCTCCGGATGAACTTAACCGTGCCACAGAAGCCGGACTTCATTTCGGTTTTCCTTACTGCCACGGGGCGGATGTTCAGGATCCGCAGTTCGGTTCGGAGCGCGGCTGCGATGAATTCACTCCTCCCCAGTGGGAGCTCCCCGCGCACGTTGCGGCACTCGGCATGCGGTTCTATACGGGTTCCATGTTTCCCGCGTCCTGGAGGAACGTGATTTTCATCGCGGAGCACGGCTCATGGAACAGAAGCGTGCCCATAGGTT includes these proteins:
- a CDS encoding NAD-dependent epimerase/dehydratase family protein; amino-acid sequence: MRIIVTGGAGFIGSWVCEAYVSEGHEVLVVDNLSTGSESNIPPEAEFIKCDVRDFTGLEKAFRQFRPEVLNHHAAQINVRDSVEDPRFDADVNIGGSLNVLRLCAEHKTEKFIFSSTGGALYGEPQKLPADESTPALPLSPYGISKLSTEHYVRYHSKNHGFGHAILRYANVYGERQNPEGEAGVIGIFCENIISGKPCLIFGDGKQTRDYVHVSDVSRANLLAAGLKEEGTFNIGTSVESSVNHITQILSKVTNTEFETVHEKGRPGEVRRISLDCSLAAEKLGWSAQVALREGLFRTWNWFSQERD
- a CDS encoding type III pantothenate kinase — its product is MLLAIDVGNTSIMVGIFSGEYLVYSFRVDTDRTKSPDDYGIIFFGKMNDNDISSSSLSGAILSCVVTEMQEGMAKLVEKYFGHQPIIVDPETRTGMQIRIYNPEELGADRIANAVAAYHRFGGSVIVVDLGTATTFDCVSEKGEYLGGAIVPGIELSTVALYHGTSKLPKVDPEKPEQVIGKDTVECIQSGLFYGYASMIDGLCAKLREEMGSSPEIVMTGGFAEAISEECTCANRVDKNLALHGLRLLYELNSQILC
- a CDS encoding cyclic nucleotide-binding domain-containing protein, whose translation is MREKTEIFSELPFVSNFEKDKTDFLLKIGELAEVPERYVLTKQFEPSHSFYFLVEGLVNFSISVEDRTDEFSVGKSDERFTPVGWSGFRSPKRYYTTITCESPCVLLKWSHQNLEKFFDQEPLLGREFLLFVLGKSINLLKHVRTGLAEYNNVNWDIETGKTGVSSHEGKYISVPNPLQLLRQSPFFEVFPDKTLRQLAKATQKKYYLNNEAIFNQGDASKGIDILAYGKAALCFSPDGAQEEIEESAALHLINLPGYLIGWMGAAPDGSNDITAVASRNSVVYHISARNLHRILNQDPHSALALARRLLWLVSIRLRNARAGLISQRYEREILAISNLIEQNAMQLSVNSPIHKLPHLLNNPLTLDDAFRLLFRLEKEGESLERDMSRLSLDILGKIYKEYNFFEGLKNVYQSVTAAPKSLSPSEIRTMAAKQFAGVFKSTPYVIEGWENLPDRPGHIFIYNHLLNHPYNTLPNHFQITLDSHFISSMVLYTKYGEAGIRVVRVPRAEEYGHEYYYERLGHMNVYTDESDTASQTPERRKESRRRFYDTAREHIGKGFNIVISPEGTSMTTEESPGPFRLGAFLLAASIEPEPCIVPIAVANFDKRINQNVFSLVIKKPFRISDYVKNPGENKDKLFEFVKEYGNKYRAYVEEAAGLARRAKSTKINLKTFEQVEKKSLVIDKNLFEPDVRILERRHVGKKNDATVFYGSSSFRLWRGMAKNFSEYNVSNLGFGGARIAYCLHYFERLVKPSNPRSLVFYAGDNDIGDGCLPKQVLNFFVDFYYRFREFYPQTKFTFVSIKPSPVRLHFLKRIEASNDLVRQFLSREPKTFYLNVYDYMLNENGDIRQELFTEDGLHMNRKGYALWKELFLANEKEIFYDPRPGESQKRVEILPETGNHTRISTDLGLK
- a CDS encoding Dabb family protein, with the protein product MIKRMVMWKLKDSHEGMSKDELIAKFKQKVEGLKSAVPEIKTMELGKSFSELPVAYDVALYSEFDSKEDYEVFLKHSEHVKVGKFIRQIRTDVALVEYET
- a CDS encoding Dabb family protein; the protein is MIKHIVMWKIRESHEGADKDELMDRIKEELEGLKNAIPEIKTMEIGRNSNELPTSFDIALYSEFESQEDLDVYKEHPEHQKVAQFVRQVAMDAVVVDYET
- the tsaD gene encoding tRNA (adenosine(37)-N6)-threonylcarbamoyltransferase complex transferase subunit TsaD; protein product: MSYLILGIETSCDETSAAVVRDGKQMLSNVVSSQIDVHNAFGGVVPEIASRMHTEIILQVINQALETAETSAGEVEAIAVTQGPGLIGSLMVGISTAKALSFSHGKPLVGVNHLESHIAVAHLENEIDFPFVALIVSGGHTNLYMVRGFLDFELLGSTRDDAAGEAFDKGAKALGLGYPGGVEIDRLSKNGDPDAISFPRPFNNESPDFSFSGLKTALLNHIRKNPVKSEEKLFNVCAGYQEAIVETLIDKTLNAARKNGVEGVVLAGGVACNSRLRQLSEERIRRKGINVFIPSPALCTDNAAMIATLGYHMYADNRVSALDISPYSTARKNQKIMFRSRRQPHP
- a CDS encoding sorbosone dehydrogenase family protein — protein: MLKIFRVLVPPLFIFLLPACGCGERTAPGEHVEVPPESISEETHSEPTPAETPGETAPPEIPVDPMLSGISLPEGFSISLYSNEVPGARSLALGADGTLFIGTRSKTVYALSDTDGDNYAETVHIIADNLNTPNGVAFRDGALYVAEISRILRYDGIESRLSSPPAPVVIIDTLPRDTRHGWKFIRFGPDGELYVPVGAPCNVCRRGYERYAAILRVNPDGTNLEVFAHGVRNTVGFDWHPESGVLWFTDNGRDNISRDQQVNDNSPPDELNRATEAGLHFGFPYCHGADVQDPQFGSERGCDEFTPPQWELPAHVAALGMRFYTGSMFPASWRNVIFIAEHGSWNRSVPIGYRVTSVHLDESGNAASYDVFAHGWLGSDGTAWGRPVDVLVAPDGALLVSDDRRGAVYRISR